A part of Aquaspirillum sp. LM1 genomic DNA contains:
- a CDS encoding DUF4351 domain-containing protein codes for MDTPDDYDSPWKDAVEHYFPEFIAFYFPDASQQINWARGHEFLDQELRAVVQDAELGKRFVDKLAKVALQDGSERWVYVHLEVQGSAQAEFAEQMFVYNYRLYDRYRQPVASLALLADTTPHWRPDHFSFAVLGCKHELCFPVAKLLDYTQDQAGLYANPNPFALVTLAHLLTQATRQDMNARFAAKWKLVQLLYQRGWDKQRVIDLFSVMDWMMRLPEQLKRSLWHNIEVLEEQEKMRYVTSVEQLYSEKWMQQGLIQGRAEGEAYALQRLLQKRFGPLSEDVLARLQTARVDELELWLDRALDADTLAGVFAQ; via the coding sequence ATGGACACCCCCGACGACTACGACAGCCCGTGGAAAGACGCCGTTGAGCATTACTTTCCCGAGTTCATCGCCTTTTACTTTCCCGATGCCAGCCAGCAAATAAACTGGGCGCGTGGTCATGAATTTCTCGATCAGGAACTGCGCGCCGTGGTGCAGGATGCTGAACTGGGCAAACGCTTTGTCGATAAACTGGCCAAAGTGGCTCTGCAAGACGGCAGCGAGCGCTGGGTGTATGTCCATCTGGAAGTACAGGGCAGCGCCCAGGCAGAATTTGCCGAGCAGATGTTTGTCTACAACTACCGCCTGTATGACCGCTACCGCCAGCCGGTGGCCAGCCTGGCGCTGCTGGCCGACACCACCCCACACTGGCGGCCAGATCACTTTTCATTTGCCGTACTGGGCTGCAAGCACGAGTTATGCTTTCCCGTGGCAAAACTGCTGGACTACACCCAAGATCAAGCGGGGTTGTACGCCAACCCGAACCCGTTCGCCCTGGTGACCCTGGCCCACCTGCTGACCCAGGCCACCCGCCAGGACATGAATGCCCGCTTCGCCGCCAAGTGGAAGCTGGTGCAGTTGTTATACCAGCGTGGCTGGGATAAACAGCGGGTGATTGATCTGTTCAGCGTGATGGACTGGATGATGCGACTGCCAGAGCAGTTGAAACGGTCGCTGTGGCACAATATCGAAGTGCTTGAGGAGCAAGAGAAAATGCGTTACGTCACTTCTGTTGAGCAGTTGTATAGCGAAAAATGGATGCAGCAGGGATTGATCCAGGGACGTGCCGAGGGCGAAGCCTACGCTTTGCAACGCCTGCTGCAAAAACGCTTTGGCCCGCTGTCTGAAGACGTGCTCGCCCGCCTGCAAACCGCCCGTGTGGACGAGTTGGAATTGTGGCTGGATCGGGCGCTGGATGCCGATACGCTGGCCGGGGTATTTGCCCAGTAA
- a CDS encoding DUF1513 domain-containing protein, which translates to MAIDRRTFLHGLAAGCLAVSLPARAGAAPLAVLSAWSLSRSEHRAGSPDGQRGVPLAQRGHHIEPDPRRRGRAWVFARRPGREIQYIDWQRGRTLARFDYPENRHGFGHGVYAHGQLYTTDSDIDTGHGLIAVRDPDTLQVRREFPSAGIGPHQLLACTDGSLLVANGGILTLPESGRIKLNRQTMQPDLCLLDPASGTLRERWTLPDAQLSIRHLADAGDGWHGVALQAENLDHGLPLAAVWHRDHGLSLLRAPEAIETACLGYAASIAACGPVLAITATRGHRVLFWHRNGEYLGEFATPRPAGIAATPDQRAWVVSNEHGELHWVDAGTREVDPARGRRLAVMWDNHLVVG; encoded by the coding sequence ATGGCGATTGACCGACGCACCTTTTTGCACGGCCTGGCCGCCGGCTGCCTGGCTGTCAGCCTGCCGGCGCGCGCCGGTGCCGCGCCGCTGGCAGTGCTGTCCGCCTGGAGCCTGTCGCGCAGCGAACACCGCGCCGGCAGCCCGGACGGTCAGCGCGGCGTGCCGCTGGCGCAACGCGGCCACCACATCGAGCCCGACCCACGCCGCCGGGGCCGCGCCTGGGTGTTTGCCCGCCGCCCTGGCCGCGAAATCCAGTATATTGACTGGCAGCGCGGCCGCACCCTGGCGCGCTTTGACTACCCGGAAAACCGCCACGGCTTTGGCCACGGCGTCTACGCCCACGGCCAGCTATATACCACCGACAGCGATATCGACACCGGCCACGGCCTGATTGCCGTGCGCGACCCCGACACCCTGCAAGTGCGCCGCGAATTTCCCTCCGCCGGCATCGGCCCGCACCAACTGCTGGCCTGCACCGATGGCAGCCTGCTGGTGGCCAACGGCGGCATCCTCACCCTGCCGGAAAGCGGCCGCATCAAACTCAACCGCCAGACCATGCAGCCCGACCTCTGCCTGCTGGACCCCGCCAGCGGCACCCTACGCGAGCGCTGGACCCTGCCCGATGCACAACTGTCCATCCGCCACCTGGCCGACGCCGGCGACGGCTGGCATGGCGTCGCCCTGCAAGCGGAAAACCTCGACCACGGCCTGCCACTGGCCGCCGTGTGGCATCGCGACCACGGCCTAAGCCTGCTGCGCGCCCCCGAAGCCATCGAAACCGCCTGCCTGGGCTACGCCGCCAGCATCGCCGCCTGCGGCCCGGTGCTGGCCATCACCGCCACCCGTGGCCACCGCGTGCTGTTCTGGCACCGCAACGGCGAATACCTGGGCGAATTCGCCACCCCCCGCCCCGCAGGGATTGCTGCAACCCCGGACCAACGCGCCTGGGTGGTCAGCAATGAGCATGGTGAGCTGCATTGGGTGGATGCGGGCACGCGGGAGGTGGACCCGGCGCGCGGGCGGAGGTTGGCAGTGATGTGGGATAACCATTTGGTGGTGGGGTAG
- a CDS encoding imelysin family protein: MIRLLSLLLALPMLATAPAALAVEPGPRDGQLLREVGETTLLPRYQQLARHSQTLSEALNTLCAAPDAQRLDAARQRWRDAYLDWMAVAPLNWGPTALARSHRQLAFQPARPDAIEQAISADAGRQPDAAQRVGAPARGLAAIEYLLWTRPAQLSQPARCAWLTQQGQDAAAHTAQLATDWREFAGQLARAGQADTQLYPKASAAIEELANLLIAGINELRDKTLLKLPRLKADAVPGQRSGSSKAAVLRQFDTLRTLIRGADGHSGLADYLDHAADKPVLARQLRDSLEASRQAIAALPDPLTPGKPGAGQAAAQALKHTQTLLENPVTDALGITVSFNESDGD, translated from the coding sequence ATGATCCGATTGCTTTCCCTGTTGCTGGCGCTGCCCATGCTGGCCACCGCGCCAGCGGCGCTGGCTGTCGAACCCGGCCCGCGCGACGGCCAGCTGCTGCGCGAAGTGGGCGAAACCACCCTGCTGCCGCGCTATCAGCAACTGGCCCGCCACAGCCAGACCCTGTCCGAGGCGCTGAATACGCTGTGCGCCGCGCCCGACGCCCAGCGGCTGGATGCCGCCCGCCAGCGCTGGCGCGACGCCTATCTGGACTGGATGGCGGTCGCCCCGCTGAACTGGGGCCCCACCGCGCTGGCGCGCAGCCACCGCCAACTGGCCTTCCAGCCCGCCCGTCCCGACGCCATTGAACAGGCCATCAGCGCCGATGCAGGTCGTCAGCCCGACGCCGCCCAGCGCGTGGGCGCACCCGCCCGTGGCCTGGCCGCCATCGAATACCTGCTGTGGACCCGCCCGGCCCAACTCAGCCAGCCGGCGCGCTGCGCCTGGCTGACGCAACAAGGCCAGGACGCCGCCGCCCACACCGCCCAACTGGCCACCGACTGGCGCGAGTTTGCCGGCCAACTGGCCCGCGCTGGCCAGGCCGACACCCAGCTTTACCCCAAGGCCAGCGCCGCCATCGAAGAACTGGCCAATCTGCTGATTGCCGGTATCAACGAACTGCGCGACAAAACCCTGCTCAAGCTGCCGCGCCTGAAAGCCGACGCCGTGCCCGGCCAGCGCAGCGGCAGCAGCAAGGCTGCCGTACTGCGCCAGTTTGACACCCTGCGCACGCTGATTCGCGGTGCCGACGGCCACAGCGGCCTGGCGGACTACCTGGACCACGCCGCCGACAAACCGGTGCTGGCCCGCCAACTGCGCGACAGCCTGGAAGCCAGCCGCCAGGCCATCGCCGCCCTGCCTGACCCGCTCACCCCCGGCAAACCCGGTGCCGGCCAGGCCGCCGCGCAAGCGCTGAAACACACCCAAACCCTATTGGAAAACCCGGTGACCGACGCGCTGGGCATTACGGTGAGCTTTAATGAATCCGATGGCGATTGA
- a CDS encoding di-heme oxidoredictase family protein — protein sequence MSILTLRPWLGAALAVSAVALTTGFAANQLADYRPGDEKLGGDTTVYETGRNAFSLPAANMHTDRQTQFFVGNSFFKKAWVEAPSSTTARDGLGPHFIARSCGACHALDGRGAPPAFDHQLQAEQPMALLFRLSVAGKPEPVYGGQFNNDAIPGVKPEGKVQISYREQPGQFPDGEAYSLRAPSYAFTELGYGPMHAKVEVSPRIAPQVIGLGLLEAIREQDILAIAQQQKTGPDGVSGRPNYVHDAYAGKKLIGRFGWKANVATVAHQSAGAFLGDIGITSPKFRHEECMPAQTDCLRAPSGGQPEIPANKMDAVIFYSRTLAVPAQRNADSEQVRRGQWLFNQARCTSCHVANYTTGVLAGVPEVSKQRIRPYTDLLLHDMGEGLADHRPDGLADGREWKTPPLWGIGLFNDVNEHTHYLHDGRARNLTEAILWHGGEAEAAKQRFVQFNKADRDALLSFLNSL from the coding sequence ATGTCTATTCTTACCCTTCGTCCCTGGCTGGGGGCGGCGCTGGCCGTTTCAGCCGTGGCGCTGACCACCGGCTTTGCCGCCAATCAACTGGCCGACTATCGCCCCGGCGATGAAAAACTCGGCGGCGACACCACCGTATATGAAACCGGCCGCAACGCCTTCTCGCTGCCGGCGGCCAATATGCACACCGACCGGCAAACGCAGTTTTTTGTCGGCAATTCTTTCTTCAAGAAAGCCTGGGTGGAAGCGCCATCGTCCACCACCGCCCGCGATGGCCTGGGCCCGCATTTCATTGCCCGCTCGTGCGGGGCCTGTCATGCCCTGGATGGCCGTGGCGCGCCGCCGGCCTTTGACCATCAATTGCAGGCCGAGCAGCCCATGGCCTTGCTGTTTCGCCTGTCGGTGGCCGGCAAGCCCGAACCGGTGTACGGCGGCCAGTTCAACAACGACGCCATTCCCGGCGTGAAGCCAGAAGGCAAGGTGCAGATCAGCTACCGCGAACAGCCAGGCCAGTTCCCCGATGGCGAAGCCTACAGCCTGCGCGCGCCCAGTTACGCCTTCACCGAGCTGGGCTACGGCCCGATGCACGCCAAAGTGGAAGTCTCGCCGCGCATCGCCCCGCAAGTGATTGGCCTGGGCCTGCTGGAAGCCATCCGCGAGCAGGATATTCTGGCGATTGCCCAGCAACAAAAAACCGGCCCTGACGGCGTGTCTGGCCGGCCCAACTACGTCCACGACGCCTACGCCGGCAAAAAGCTGATTGGCCGCTTTGGCTGGAAAGCCAACGTTGCCACCGTCGCCCACCAATCCGCCGGTGCATTTTTAGGCGATATCGGCATCACCTCGCCCAAATTTCGCCACGAAGAATGCATGCCAGCGCAAACCGACTGCCTGCGCGCGCCGTCCGGCGGCCAGCCGGAAATCCCCGCCAATAAAATGGACGCGGTGATTTTTTACAGCCGCACCCTGGCCGTGCCGGCGCAGCGCAACGCCGACAGCGAGCAGGTACGCCGTGGTCAATGGCTGTTCAACCAGGCGCGCTGCACCAGCTGCCATGTGGCCAACTACACCACCGGTGTGCTGGCCGGCGTGCCGGAAGTGTCTAAACAGCGCATCCGCCCCTACACCGACCTGCTGCTGCACGACATGGGTGAAGGGCTGGCCGACCACCGACCGGATGGGCTGGCCGATGGCCGCGAATGGAAAACCCCGCCGCTGTGGGGCATCGGTTTGTTCAATGATGTCAACGAGCACACCCATTACCTGCACGATGGCCGCGCCCGCAACCTGACCGAGGCCATTCTCTGGCACGGCGGCGAGGCCGAAGCCGCCAAGCAACGCTTTGTGCAGTTCAACAAGGCTGACCGCGACGCCCTGCTGAGCTTTTTGAACTCGCTGTAA
- a CDS encoding imelysin family protein, protein MFRHTLLGFALSAAVLSSSAFAGPVSREDVARHYATVVEASYTDTLTSARLLRDAIHAFVATPSEATLTSARQAWLAAREPYGQTEAFRFYSGPIDDAKGPEGRINAWPLDEAYIDSVKGKANSGIINNRKIVLSKDKLAALNERGGEENISTGYHAIEFLLWGQDFDANGPGKRSWNDFVDGQAANADRRRDYLKIIADLLVEDIASVAKAWQANSANYRAKFEKDPDALRKMMVGIGVLSRAELAGERMEVALDSKNQEDEHSCFSDNTHRDILTNALGIRNVWLGEYQRLDGSVLKGPSLRDLVADKDAKAADKVSADMDATLAAAQGIKAPFDQEIVQADGRKRVQATINALKKQANSLVEAAKALGIRKLNVKG, encoded by the coding sequence ATGTTCCGTCACACCCTGCTTGGTTTTGCCCTGTCTGCTGCTGTGTTGTCGTCTTCCGCCTTTGCCGGGCCGGTGTCGCGTGAAGACGTGGCCCGCCATTACGCCACCGTGGTGGAAGCCAGCTACACTGATACGCTGACCAGCGCCCGCTTGCTGCGCGACGCCATCCATGCTTTTGTCGCCACCCCCAGCGAAGCCACGCTGACCAGCGCCCGCCAGGCCTGGCTGGCCGCGCGCGAACCCTACGGCCAGACCGAAGCCTTCCGTTTTTACAGCGGCCCGATTGACGACGCCAAAGGCCCGGAAGGCCGCATCAATGCCTGGCCGCTGGACGAAGCCTATATTGATTCGGTCAAGGGCAAGGCCAACAGCGGCATCATCAACAACCGCAAGATTGTGCTGAGCAAGGACAAGCTGGCGGCACTGAACGAGCGCGGCGGCGAAGAAAACATCTCCACCGGCTATCACGCCATCGAATTTTTGCTGTGGGGCCAGGATTTTGACGCCAACGGCCCCGGCAAACGCAGCTGGAATGATTTTGTCGATGGCCAGGCCGCCAATGCCGACCGCCGCCGTGACTACCTGAAAATCATTGCCGACCTGCTGGTGGAAGATATCGCCAGCGTGGCCAAAGCCTGGCAAGCCAATAGCGCCAACTACCGCGCCAAGTTTGAAAAAGACCCGGACGCGCTGCGCAAGATGATGGTGGGCATTGGCGTGCTGTCGCGCGCCGAGCTGGCCGGCGAGCGCATGGAAGTGGCGCTGGACAGCAAAAACCAGGAAGACGAACACTCGTGCTTCTCCGACAACACCCACCGCGACATCCTCACCAATGCGCTGGGCATCCGCAATGTCTGGCTGGGTGAATACCAGCGCCTGGACGGCAGCGTGCTCAAGGGCCCCAGCCTGCGCGACCTGGTGGCCGACAAAGACGCCAAAGCCGCCGACAAGGTGAGCGCCGACATGGACGCCACCCTGGCCGCCGCCCAGGGCATCAAAGCCCCGTTTGACCAGGAAATTGTGCAAGCCGATGGCCGCAAGCGCGTGCAAGCCACCATCAACGCCCTGAAAAAACAGGCCAACAGCCTGGTGGAAGCCGCCAAGGCGCTGGGCATCCGCAAGCTTAACGTCAAGGGTTAA
- a CDS encoding VOC family protein, with protein sequence MLSPNMTILVVSDPMISARFYQAVLGLAPVELSATFALFVLPGGLKLGLWQREGVVPSVTAAPGCVELAAALADEASLQQMHQHWQTLGLEVIQAPTAMDFGLTMTAADPDGHRLRVFVPAAM encoded by the coding sequence ATGTTATCTCCCAATATGACCATTCTGGTGGTCAGCGACCCGATGATCAGCGCACGTTTTTATCAGGCCGTACTGGGCCTGGCACCGGTGGAGCTGTCCGCTACTTTTGCCCTGTTTGTGCTGCCCGGCGGGCTGAAGCTGGGCCTGTGGCAGCGTGAGGGTGTGGTGCCCAGTGTGACCGCAGCGCCCGGCTGCGTTGAACTGGCCGCGGCGCTGGCAGATGAAGCCAGCTTGCAGCAGATGCACCAGCACTGGCAAACCCTGGGGCTGGAGGTGATTCAGGCCCCCACCGCCATGGACTTTGGCCTGACCATGACTGCCGCCGACCCGGACGGCCATCGCTTGCGGGTGTTTGTGCCGGCGGCAATGTAA
- a CDS encoding ISAs1 family transposase — protein METEGKLQLADVFVSITDPRQTRKTRHDLVEVLVVAVNGVLAGADTFVEIEAWANEKLTWFRRYLKLEHGIPSHDTFGRLFGLIDPTEFESAFQRWVRSILPALAAQDVVAIDGKTSRRSGKVDATALHLVSAFAAGAGLVMGQTATAKKSNEKTAIPTLLNTLALEGCIVTIDAMGTQTNIAQAIRDKKADYVLAVKDNHPTLADSMRDFFTQFQSAPAEQTPHSFHEQIEKDHGRIEHRRCYVFDQLDCLYKPTQWPDLYAFVVMDSERLVKGKTTREQRYYLTSLAADAQRLAHAIRAHWSVENRLHWCMDVVFGDDQMRARTGHAAHNLAVLKHITLNLIRLDPIPRKGGIKVRRLIAATSDEYREQLFGLGRA, from the coding sequence ATGGAGACAGAAGGCAAGTTGCAGCTAGCGGATGTGTTTGTCTCCATCACCGACCCTCGCCAAACCCGCAAGACACGGCACGATCTGGTCGAAGTGCTCGTGGTCGCCGTCAACGGCGTACTGGCCGGTGCCGACACCTTCGTCGAGATCGAAGCCTGGGCCAACGAGAAACTGACATGGTTTCGTCGCTATCTCAAGCTGGAACACGGCATTCCCTCTCATGACACGTTTGGGCGGCTGTTCGGGCTGATTGATCCAACAGAATTCGAGTCTGCCTTTCAACGCTGGGTTCGCAGCATACTGCCCGCTCTGGCTGCTCAGGATGTGGTGGCAATCGACGGCAAAACCAGCCGACGCTCCGGCAAGGTGGACGCCACCGCACTGCATCTGGTCAGCGCCTTTGCCGCCGGGGCCGGGCTGGTGATGGGACAAACGGCAACGGCAAAAAAATCCAATGAAAAAACCGCCATCCCGACGCTGCTCAATACCCTGGCGCTGGAAGGTTGCATCGTGACCATCGACGCGATGGGCACGCAAACCAACATTGCCCAGGCCATCCGCGACAAGAAAGCTGACTATGTTCTGGCGGTCAAGGACAACCACCCTACGCTCGCCGACTCAATGCGCGACTTCTTCACACAGTTCCAATCTGCCCCGGCGGAACAAACCCCGCACAGCTTTCATGAGCAGATAGAGAAGGATCACGGACGTATTGAACATCGTCGCTGCTACGTCTTCGACCAACTGGATTGTCTGTACAAACCAACGCAATGGCCTGATTTATATGCTTTTGTGGTGATGGATTCAGAGCGTCTGGTCAAAGGCAAAACCACCCGCGAGCAGCGCTACTACCTCACCAGTCTGGCAGCGGATGCACAACGCCTGGCGCATGCCATCAGGGCGCATTGGTCAGTTGAGAACCGCCTGCACTGGTGCATGGACGTGGTGTTTGGTGATGATCAGATGCGTGCCCGTACGGGCCATGCCGCGCACAACCTGGCGGTGCTCAAGCACATCACGCTGAATCTGATTCGGCTGGATCCGATTCCGCGCAAGGGGGGCATCAAGGTGCGCCGACTGATTGCGGCGACGTCGGATGAATACCGTGAGCAGCTCTTCGGACTTGGGCGGGCGTGA
- a CDS encoding IS481 family transposase gives MSSFNQNVIRHKIGLLNLAAELGNVSKACKVMGLSRDTFYRYQNAVAEGGVEALFDSNRRKPNPKNRVAEATETAVLAYAIEQPAHGQVRASNELRQRGIFVSPSGVRSIWLRNSLASFKQRLAALEKQAAEQGILLTDAQVAALERKQDDDLAHGEIETAHPGYLGSQDTFYVGTIKGVGRIYQQTFVDTYSKVAMTKLYTTKTPITAADLLNDRVLPFFDEHGMGIIRMLTDRGTEYCGKPETHDYQLYLALNDIEHTKTKARHPQTNGICERFHKTILQEFYQVAFRRKLYLSLDELQADLDAWMAYYNNERTHQGKMCCGRTPVQTLIAGKEAWSEKVASLNLI, from the coding sequence ATGAGCAGTTTCAACCAGAATGTCATTCGTCACAAGATCGGCCTGCTGAATCTGGCCGCCGAATTGGGCAACGTCTCAAAAGCTTGCAAGGTGATGGGCCTGTCCCGTGACACCTTCTACCGTTACCAGAATGCCGTTGCCGAAGGCGGTGTCGAAGCACTGTTCGACAGCAACCGGCGTAAACCGAACCCAAAGAATCGGGTGGCAGAAGCCACAGAAACGGCTGTTCTCGCCTACGCCATTGAGCAACCTGCCCACGGTCAGGTCAGAGCCAGCAACGAACTTCGCCAGCGAGGCATCTTCGTTTCACCGTCTGGCGTTCGTTCCATCTGGTTGCGCAATAGTCTGGCTTCGTTCAAGCAGCGTCTGGCCGCACTGGAGAAACAGGCTGCCGAACAAGGCATCCTGCTGACTGATGCCCAGGTGGCGGCGCTGGAGCGTAAGCAGGACGATGATCTGGCCCATGGCGAAATCGAAACCGCCCATCCCGGCTACCTCGGGTCGCAGGACACCTTCTACGTCGGCACGATCAAAGGTGTTGGGCGGATTTATCAGCAGACTTTCGTCGATACCTACAGCAAGGTCGCCATGACCAAGCTCTACACGACCAAGACGCCAATTACCGCCGCTGATCTGTTGAATGACCGGGTGTTGCCGTTCTTTGACGAACACGGCATGGGCATCATCCGCATGCTGACCGATCGCGGCACAGAGTATTGCGGCAAGCCGGAAACCCATGATTACCAGCTTTATCTGGCTCTGAACGACATTGAGCATACCAAGACCAAGGCGAGGCATCCACAGACGAACGGCATCTGCGAGCGCTTCCACAAAACGATCTTGCAGGAGTTTTATCAGGTGGCGTTCCGGCGCAAGCTGTACCTGTCGCTGGACGAGTTACAGGCTGATCTTGATGCCTGGATGGCCTATTACAACAATGAGCGAACTCATCAGGGTAAGATGTGCTGCGGACGCACGCCTGTGCAAACCCTGATTGCAGGGAAGGAGGCGTGGAGCGAGAAAGTCGCAAGCTTGAATTTGATCTGA
- a CDS encoding ISAs1 family transposase: protein MAVFNHFLAFFAGQSRYAKREPCPHNRQNNSQLSQSPEPIVQTLNSPQRHFATLPDPRRITRNKLHALEDIVMITLCATLCGQEDWVGIEDFAHEHEAWLRTFLALPNGIPSHDTLSDVMGRIDKTAFSQAFSAWVQEALPSLAGHQIALDGKTLRGSARGAQSSVHLMTAFATQARLVLGVQEVDKKHNEIHAIPNILAQLELKGAIVTIDAMGCQKSVARILTDNKADYVLALKENHPNLYEDISVWLDDCDSQGYVRQTESVEKDHGRLETRRVAVSTDLAWLAQRTQWAGLKAVAMVESSRHIKGKTSVERRYYLSSISDPKKIAQAIREHWRIENQQHWVLDVQFGEDDNQTSAKHAASNLGVIRRMALNMMRVNDESTLSMRRRKMRALSNVGYREQLLCRSSDLI from the coding sequence ATGGCTGTCTTTAACCATTTTTTGGCTTTTTTCGCAGGGCAATCGCGCTATGCAAAAAGGGAGCCCTGCCCGCACAATCGACAAAACAACAGTCAGCTCAGCCAAAGCCCGGAGCCCATTGTGCAAACCCTGAACTCACCCCAACGCCACTTCGCCACACTTCCTGACCCTCGCCGCATCACTCGCAACAAACTGCACGCACTCGAAGACATCGTGATGATCACCCTGTGCGCCACCCTCTGCGGCCAGGAAGACTGGGTTGGCATCGAAGATTTTGCCCATGAACACGAAGCCTGGCTGCGCACGTTTCTGGCGCTGCCCAACGGCATCCCCTCGCACGACACACTCAGTGACGTGATGGGCCGCATCGACAAAACCGCCTTCAGCCAGGCTTTCTCCGCCTGGGTGCAAGAAGCCCTGCCCAGCCTGGCTGGTCATCAGATCGCGCTGGATGGCAAAACCCTGCGCGGCAGCGCTCGTGGCGCGCAATCGAGCGTGCATCTGATGACAGCCTTCGCCACCCAGGCCAGGCTGGTGCTTGGCGTGCAGGAAGTGGACAAGAAACATAATGAAATCCACGCCATCCCAAACATACTGGCGCAACTGGAGCTCAAAGGCGCCATCGTCACCATTGACGCCATGGGCTGTCAGAAATCCGTAGCCAGAATCCTCACTGACAACAAAGCGGATTACGTGCTCGCCCTGAAAGAAAACCACCCCAATCTGTACGAAGACATCAGTGTGTGGCTGGATGACTGCGACAGCCAGGGCTATGTTCGGCAAACCGAGAGCGTGGAGAAAGACCATGGCCGACTGGAAACCCGGCGAGTGGCGGTGAGCACCGATCTGGCCTGGCTGGCGCAACGGACCCAATGGGCAGGGCTGAAAGCGGTGGCGATGGTGGAGTCCAGCCGCCATATCAAGGGGAAGACAAGCGTGGAGCGGCGCTACTACCTGAGTTCAATCAGTGATCCGAAAAAGATAGCCCAGGCGATCCGAGAGCACTGGCGGATTGAAAACCAGCAACACTGGGTGCTGGATGTGCAATTTGGAGAAGATGACAATCAGACAAGTGCAAAGCATGCGGCGTCGAATCTGGGGGTGATTCGGCGAATGGCGTTGAACATGATGCGGGTGAATGATGAGAGCACATTGAGCATGCGCCGACGCAAGATGAGGGCGTTGTCGAATGTGGGCTATCGTGAGCAGCTGTTGTGTAGAAGTTCAGACTTGATCTGA
- a CDS encoding IS5 family transposase, with product MAKMGRPAKIQADDAAQLVAIVESDRTATLTEIRHELKRRTGIDVHEQTIVKTLRKLGIQRVPSEQAVCVERKPSARRYGYTNAHRRHEPEQGYSSSLTDAEWTLVRDLFENPGGRGLPPTVSRRKLVDACCYVVRTGCSWRMLPVDFPRWQNVYRTFRRWSEQGKFELMHDRLRAQWRERAKRNDEPTAAVLDSQSTRSSPQGGDSGFDAGKKVKGRKRHLVVDTLGLLLAVSVTAASVQDRDGAYPVVSRMMAKYPTIETLFVDSAYAGKCAQLVSHCHDIRTQVVRHPANRNVGRWVNDKQADLFTVQADAQGFVVQPKRWVVERTHAWNERARRLIMHHDRLPQVSETWVWLAGARLLLRRLTT from the coding sequence ATGGCCAAAATGGGGCGCCCAGCAAAAATTCAGGCAGACGACGCCGCGCAACTTGTGGCCATCGTCGAATCAGACCGCACTGCCACGCTGACTGAAATCCGCCACGAACTCAAGCGGCGCACCGGCATTGATGTGCATGAGCAGACGATCGTTAAAACCTTGCGCAAGCTTGGCATTCAGCGCGTGCCCAGCGAGCAGGCCGTCTGCGTCGAGCGCAAACCCAGCGCGCGTCGCTACGGCTATACCAATGCGCATCGACGGCACGAACCCGAGCAAGGCTATTCCAGCAGCCTGACCGACGCCGAATGGACGTTGGTGCGTGATCTGTTTGAAAACCCCGGTGGGCGTGGCCTTCCGCCCACTGTCAGCCGCCGAAAGCTGGTGGATGCCTGCTGCTACGTGGTGCGCACCGGATGCTCGTGGCGGATGCTACCAGTGGACTTTCCACGCTGGCAGAACGTCTACCGCACCTTTCGGCGCTGGAGCGAGCAGGGCAAATTCGAACTGATGCATGATCGCTTGCGCGCGCAGTGGCGAGAGCGCGCCAAGCGCAACGATGAACCAACCGCCGCCGTGCTTGACTCACAATCCACGCGCAGCTCACCACAGGGCGGCGACAGTGGCTTTGACGCGGGCAAGAAGGTCAAAGGGCGCAAGCGCCATCTGGTTGTGGACACCTTGGGCCTATTGCTGGCGGTGAGCGTGACCGCCGCCAGTGTGCAAGATCGTGATGGTGCATATCCGGTGGTGAGCAGGATGATGGCCAAGTATCCGACGATTGAGACTTTGTTCGTGGACTCCGCCTATGCAGGGAAATGTGCGCAACTGGTTTCCCACTGCCATGACATCCGGACACAGGTGGTGCGTCATCCGGCGAACCGCAACGTTGGACGCTGGGTAAACGACAAACAAGCGGATCTGTTCACCGTTCAGGCGGATGCGCAGGGGTTTGTCGTGCAGCCCAAGCGCTGGGTGGTTGAACGCACCCATGCCTGGAACGAGCGGGCGCGTCGTTTGATCATGCATCATGATCGACTGCCACAGGTTTCCGAGACATGGGTGTGGCTGGCTGGTGCGCGCTTGTTGCTCCGCCGCTTGACTACTTAG